A genomic region of Plasmodium cynomolgi strain B DNA, chromosome 5, whole genome shotgun sequence contains the following coding sequences:
- a CDS encoding hypothetical protein (putative): MYYVKKYEHKLLSETLRFLGFTVKWGIHENGYWMTNLNYSFDYMLSNLVIKYFKEKKVKSVIDVGCGYGHYVNELNFHKIRAVGVDGNFKLVNLLKNEDIFSLDATNEYFVAEILNKVNDSNRKEHAKDDRFLDVNKVIKKAAEIGRSVLHFDYVLCLNVGEYIPKKKEEAFLKNLDRLNSRGIILSWDIPNTFNTGTINEKSEEEILDLFLNAYNYTYDEKSSAFFRKNCSNDALKNCIYIFEKRRG; the protein is encoded by the exons atgtattatgtGAAAAAGTATGAACATAAGCTGCTCAGTGAAACGTTGCGATTTTTAGGATTTACAGTAAAGTGGGGAATTCACGAAAATGGCTACTGGATGACTAATTTGAATTACTCCTTTGACTATATGTTGTCCAATTTagtgataaaatattttaaggaAAAGA AAGTCAAATCGGTTATAGACGTAGGGTGTGGGTACGGGCACTACGTGAACGAATTAAACTTTCACAAAATAAGGGCAGTGGGCGTTGACGGGAATTTTAAGCTAGTCAATCTTCTCAAAAAtg AGGACATCTTCTCACTGGACGCCACGAATGAGTACTTCGTAGCGGAAATACTGAACAAAGTGAACGACTCGAATAGGAAGGAGCATGCGAAGGATGACAGATTCTTGGACGTGAACAAAGTCATAAAAAAGGCCGCAGAAATTGGCAGGAGCGTTCTCCACTTTGACTACGTATTATGCTTAAACGTGGGGGAGTATATTCCCAAG aaaaaagaagaagcgtTTCTTAAAAACTTGGACAGACTAAACAGCAggggaattattttatcGTGGGACATTCCAAATACCTTCAACACGGGGacgataaatgaaaagagcGAGGAGGAAATTCTTGACCTTTTTTTGAACGCTTATAATTACACCTATGATGAAAAGAGCAGTGCATTCTTCCGGAAAAACTGCAGCAACGATGCTCTCAAAAAttgcatatacatttttgagaaGCGCAGAGGGTAG